The Pseudorca crassidens isolate mPseCra1 chromosome 3, mPseCra1.hap1, whole genome shotgun sequence genome includes the window ttaaactataattgaaacaaataTGGAGAACATTAGGTGTGTCCTAAATAATACATCTATGACCTGCATAACGTTATTCAACAGAATATATAACTGTGAAGGGGAAAAAACCTAACTTAAAAAAGTTCatattccctgacggtccagaggttaggactccggttcaatccgtggtcgggaactaagatcccacaagctacaaGGCGctccccccatctcctcccccgACACAAAAAGTTCATAAAAGCTAGACGTATGTCAAAGAACATGTGAGAACAGATTAAGGCTTTAATGAAAAAAAGTTTTAGCTCATGGGAACACAATCTACCTCATAACAAACAAGCCTATTATTAAACTTTAAGGTCCATTTCTAGTGACACATTACAGTTGAAAGTAAGGGACTACTTACTATACAGGACAGGTAAAAGTcactactgaaagaaaataatcacGTGGTATATTTTAATTGTTCACTAAAACCCACAACAACCATCAATTAGCACAAAAgccaatattcttaaatttgtagTTGGGAAACTGAGCAGCGGTTCTTAAATCTAGACGTAAATTAAAACCACTTGGGAAACTTAAAAATACTTACGCCTGGGCCTTCCTCCAAATAATTTAAATCATAACCGCTGTGGGCATCAACGTTAAgaaccacagtaaaaaaaaaatcctttccctATTAAGCTAAAGCTAGGTCTTTCTGAAAAATTATCCAATACTGACACGCTACACTTCTATTTAAAACACACCTACTGCAACCAAGAAAAGGAAGAGTCATCTATGTTTGCTTAGGATATTCAACCTAAGAAATGAGCACATAATTTTATCAATTCATTTTATCCTTATAAAATTAAGTTCCAAAGCAAATTTCTCCAAGTCCTCAGTCTAGAACACtcaaaaacattcattttttttgaaCAAGCTTTGTAAAactgaaaattctattttaatctGTTACTAATTGAGAAATCAGCAACAGCaattatatgtttttaaaggaaattactATACTTACCAatgcactttctttcttttttaaaaaatttattttttattgaagtatagttgatttacaatgttacaccaatgcattttctttacccatttcaTAATCAGGTAGGTTACTAACACTTTCTAGATTAGATGGCCAAAGTCCAATTATTCTCTACAATTAGCCAATTCATTTAAACCCTGGTAATCATTCTAAACCCAAGCCAGTCTGGCCacaagccccaccccacccccttttttttggtcatgccacatggcatgcattatcttacttccccaaccagggactgaacccctaccccctgcagtggaagttcagagtcttaaccactggaccaccagggaagtcccgacaagCCCTTTTCTGTTAACCACAAGGTCTACTTTAGAGAGGTTGTACCTGGATGACAATAACACACCAATTACAAGATACTCGTTCTTTTGGAGTCAATTTTGATCACAGGACCTGAAAAATCACTGCTTGGTATCAATAGATCAGTTGGAAACTGGATTATGTACTGCACATTAATAAACTATTTGTTCGGTCAGAAAGAAAACGCAtaaactgacaaaacaaaaaagagacaaagggacGTATTTCTTATGAAAGCATAAAAGAGTAAAATTGAAAGGGAGAAATGCGGAAAAACTAAGGGCTTTTGGACAATCAACTCCACGAGCtaccaaaaaaatagaaagtggaccacttaaaaaatatatatattgtgtatgtATTTTCTTCAAGCATCTtagaaagagaaatgcaaaaattTCCTCATCAGTTCCAAGTTCAACACAGTACAAAGCAAAGAAACTTTTATTACTATACCCACACAATTAATGATTAAGTGTCTTGAAGTCTACCCTGGTAGCTTAAGACAATGAAGTATTAGTTTCCATAGAAAACCTGTTTTAACTTTCTAATCCTATtcaaagaataaaagggaggggaaaaactCAGTATGTGCTTATCACCGCCACTTCATTTCAAATGCCATTTTTGTCCTTGGGTGAATGTACATAACACTAAGCCATGATCCAGCAACAGTTTTCTATTTGGTTTAACTAGTATCATTTAAAGAGCATAATACAGGATAATGCTTTAACAGCTATATCTTATCTGAGACAAATTTAACTTTAAGATCACGTGACAAGTAATGTACAAATATTCGTTAAGAACTTACCACTCTGTCAATCATCTTACAGTGTCCACATTACATAGCAATATTTATAACCAGAAACTGCAGTGACTGATAAGTAGATACATTATTTAGTTTGTTAACCTCTACCTGAAAACAtgcttttttcattaaaaaacaaaacccgaaAAACATAAATCTCGATTTATATGGTTTTACAATCAGGTCTTACTGAAGCAGCAGagacttcatttcctttcttgCAGACAATATGCAGGAAGAAGAACCCACAAAGAGCATGCTGGCAATCTGACATATTGTACTATCTGGACTACAAATAAGTCCTGAAATTCATTTGAAGGATGTCAAGGAGTTACGAGAGAGATTATGTAGTggccttgatttttatttttctttacctagAATTctacaaattctaaaatttatcaaTTGATGTATCTTTTAAATAAACAGCACCAGTCTTGCCCATTGATACAATTAAAATTTGACTTTCTCAGTTCTTAGTTCACAAGTTTATTATGAAAAACACTGCAGTGCTCTTGTGCAGTAACATCGTCTtacaggagggaggaaaaaaaaacagttctgttCAAAACAACTCACCAGGATCTGACAGTAACAAAGAACAACATGAGGCTGAGAtttgagaaggggaaaaaaactgagtgCAGACAAATCATACAATTAAATTAAACAGTATccctgaaaataaacaaaacgaTTTCAAAACTCACAAGTAGAGGGGAGGCCTTggtacttaattttaaaaatgttcattaagCTCCAATGATTGTTTGCTGCTATTCTTATCTACAGTCATGCTGAGTAAAGCTATAGCTAAATGGAAGTTAAATTGTATTCACGAGGTGTTAATGTTTACATCTTATTATCTGCAGTCTCTCAGAGAAAGCAAAGTAACTACAAATAGCGCTATGCCAGAAACTGGTTTCTTGACCAACAATGTCGCTTCAGCATGCAATGAACTGGTTCATTCTAAAGTGGTCATGGCTGTTGATGACAAGAGGCTTTGTATTTTTATATGGCACATCTTTTTGGTCCGTGTGAAAACAAGTTTTTTGAATGTTAACTATTCTCTGACACTTTGTGGAGTTACTGTTGCTCTTCCCATTTCCGTTAGGTCAATATATGGTTCATGGCAATACTGTACAAGTTTAAAATTTCGTTACAGGAAGTAGTCTGGGGTACGACGAGTAACATGTGGCTCGCCTCTGCGAGGTGCTGGGTCAAACTGCAAGCTGAAAAACAAGACATATTTGTTGTTCATACTCCAAGACATCAATGTACTGACAATTAAAATCAAGAATATTAGTCTTTGActctacacatttttttaatagtttgtttttttaaaaactgaagtataattgacttacagcaCTGCGTTAGTTCCAAAAGTACAACAGTGTTTTGAAATTTCTatacatttctatacattaattctATACATTAATTCTATACAATTAATTCTatacatttctatacattaattaTATGATCtagataagtctagttaccacctGTCACCATAcaattattacaatattactatattccccatgttgtacatttCATCCCCGTGCAGATTTTTACACATTTTCCCCCCATCCAATAACTTAATGTATTAAGAGAACCCTAATCATGCATTTAATAAGGGTCTTCTGGCTGCACGCCTCCTCAAAGAACCAAGGCAACTTCAGCTAGAGGATATGCTTCTGTATATCTGTAGTTCCTTCTAAGACCATTTGAAAGAAGGAttctactaaataaataaagtttaaagagCCTAAGGTACTGTTATCTATTATCTCATCCTCAGGATACATTTTATTAACTCTACAATAAAAACATGGATTTAAAAGTTAAATCCCTAATAATTCATATTAGGATCTAGGTTTCTGTTGATGTGTttcaaaggaaactttaaaaaatccaattGGAATCTGGATTTAGCATAAGCTCTTGAACTGTTCAACTTCACATTAAAACTAATATATTCAAGTAATGGTAACCAACGACTCAAGTGTATATACTTACAAAGAGTATTTTAGAGTATCATCAAGTTCCATGATTGCAGCTTGGTTACCGCAACGATAACAATAGTTTGGAGCACTGAAAATCGTTACTACATTTCGGTCATGGCACCAGTTATATCCCTacaaggaaaagaacagaaaataatccCCTATTTTACTCCCTTATTTACACAACTAAATGTGACTTCTctcaagaggggaaaaaaatatctcCCCTTCTGCccaaaaggctttttaaaaagtattgcttTGTTTCTGGATGATTCAATAATTTTCTGTACTccacacaacttttttttttctttttgctgtgccgtgcagcttgtgggatctcagatctcagttccccgaccagggaatgaatccaggccatggcagtgaaagcaccgaatcctaaccactagaccaccagggaacacTCCTTCTGCCCAacttaaaaaagaaccaaacgtatttattttttcccaaaagtaTAAAAGTTGTctactataaaaagaaaatccctAAAAAAAATCACCGATCAGAAAAGGATAAGCTACTTCTTATATACCCGACTTTCAGTAAATAACAGCATTTCTTCAGCCTCTCTTATTGCAGTAGCCCTAAACATGATACAAGAATGAGTATATGGCCATTTCTTGTAGAGGCAGACACATACTCCTGGAGACCAGAACCTTATTAATTCTGTCCTCAGTCAGTACAGGTATTACCTGTACTGCCCAAGGTATAAAGGAGAGGCGCCTCTAGGAACTCCAGCCTCATTGTCTCAAAGCCCATCTGAACGCATGAGTTACTTTTCAAGTATTAATCACAAATTTCTTTCCCTATCTCTAGCAAAGTCAGACTTTATTGATAATCACAATACAGCTGTATTAGTATTAATCTAAATAGGACCTTAATTTTATAAGTATGCTAATCAATGTCCTATGCTAAGAATTTAGCCCATTTCCCTTTAGCTTCTTCTTTCAAATCACCTGTAATCCTATCATCTAAAGGACCACTTaaacattttggtgtatttcttCCCAAACTCTCTTCCATACATACACATgttaaatacatgaaataaaactgagaccataaaatattatttttcactctCCCCCATCTTACTTTCCCAGCCTTAAACCCCAAGCACTACTCAGTCATTAAGAATTCTCTGAAAACATTTTACCTATGAATTTCATTTGGATCAAAAGTTTGAGATTTTAATTCTAGTGTGCATCTACTGAAAAGGCTAAGGCTATAATGGCAAATTCATCAGAAGAATACATGGCATGTTCTCACTAtatcatataatttaaaatttcctaagATCTTCCTTCATTAAGTTtacttaaaaatcaaatcaaagaaCAGAACATACCTCCATCACCAGCTGATGAGCTCTAGACACCAACGTGAGGCCATTGGCATGATTAAATGTCTCAGAAATATCTTGCCCAAAGGTGTAACCAGCTCCTCGAGGAGATATACCCCAACCTCCACGGTCATCTGGATCTGACCATAGCAAGTCACACATTGGACCCTAAAAAGCAAGTTATATTTTAGATTGCCTTTTGCAAAATTGGTTAAAATATATGATCTGAGTAATTCACCAGAAGCAGCACCTACTACGTCACTTTTTGAATGGTGTTGGCTGAAAATGGTAAAAGGTTTTGCAGATAGagtcaaataaataaactacttCCAGGTGTCTTTAAGAGGCAGAGCCTACATCAATGAGTCCCAATAGCAACAAGCCCTAACTAATTAATCTGCCTAGTGTATGCAAATTTCAATGTTAGGCAGTAGAGTTTAGTAACTAAGGGAGAAGCTCTTAAGACAACCAACACCTAGGTCCTAAACCCAGTCCCAGAGCTGTTGTGATCTGGGTAGGTTTCTTAACCTTAGCTTCTTAAGAATGGGGTCAACAACAGTGCTCATACCACATGATCATTTTtgagaattaaacaagaaaatacaTACAATGAACTAAGTTACAATTAAATATTTCCTCTCTCTAaaaagttttttgaaaagattttattaCCAAAAATAAGGGCAATACCTCATGGGGAACTTCTTGTAGGCGATCAAGTGCTCTGATGTGATCCAGTGTATCTATGGATGGTGAGAGGCCACCATGTAGACAGAAGATCTGAAAAGAGTGGTTTACAACATTACcctcatttaaaataaactacaaacaTTGTGGACTAAGCTGCAGGCTGTAGCCCACATCACTCGGCCCTGTTGGTGTTTCTGTGTTCTGCCAGAACCAGGCTTGTTTCTGCAGATCTATCTTTCTTGCCTCCCACTCTAAACTATGGAATACACTCCCTTTCTTCCTGATAAACCATCCCTACTGCACCCAAACCCCAATCAGCTCTTCTGAAAACATTTCTCTGACCTTACCCTCCATCATAGACAATTATCTTCCTTCTCACAGAATTTTCTTGCAGTTTCTTCTGTGCACTGCTGCTCTACTGGGACCAGTAAATAGCTAATTACATCTCCCCGACATGTCCAGAAACAGCCCAAAAGGATGGACGGGCTACATTTTCCATCCCCCTATGGTCCCAACATATAGTTCAGTGCCCCTCACAAAGACTGCACTTCATAGAAGAATCCCAAAGGGATGTGAGGATGGAAAAACAAGTTACTGGCACCTAAATGTAAGAAAGCAGATTCTTGAAAATAATCACCAATGTAAGTTTCAAGAAGACCTACATACCTGCCCATCCACCAAGGCAGTGAGAGGAAGGTAGtcaaaaagatctgtaaaatatttccaaacatttgcatttccatacttCCGTAAACACTCATCATAGAAACCATATACTTGTGTGATCTGTCTGCTCTCATGATTTCCTCGAAGAATGGTGATGCGTTCACGGTAACGAACCTGAAACAACAAATGTGAAATCATGAACGGCTGGCTCCttcaaaaaccaaataaaaatccAGCAAACATTCTACAGGGAAACAGAATTCCAACTTTGCTGGAAAAAACATCCCACACCCCTACATCACACAAAAGTGAAATCACACCTACAGATCATTTATCCCATGGGGTATCTGCCAACCCCATTTCAACTAAAATCAAACTCTCACTACCACTAACTTTATCCCACGCATAGTCACCAGTTGCAAAACTCCATCCATgagttttttttattacattataCAACCACCATtgcaatccagttttagaaccgTTCCATTAACCCAAAAAGATCCCTCGTGCCTGTCTGCAATCACTCCCGACTCCCACTCTCAGCAACTACCGATACTTTGTCTCTTGAGATTTGCTTTctctagaaatttcatataaatggaatcaatacaatatgtagtttttttgtgtgtctggcttctttcacttagcggaGTATTTTTTAGACTCATCTGTGAATGGATCAGTGGTTTGTCTCATTTTACTGCTCtgcacagtattccattgtatggctataccataTATAGccatattttggttttttattcaCCAGTAGACTGAACATTTGGATTGTCTgcagttttgggctattatgaataatgttctTATGATCATACCACATATAAGAAGTTTCTGTACGcatatatgctttcatttttctcgGAGAGATTCCTAAGTTTCTAATCTCTCCAACAAACTCACTAACATACGGTATTACTAGCCTTATTGATGAAAGCCATTCTAGTGGGCCTGATTctgactttaatttgcatttccctgatgactaaggtttgagcatcttttcatgtgcttaatgaccattcatatatcttcttggGTGAaacatctattcaaatattttgtccacTTAAAACTTATGTCTTCTTAtaggttttaaatatatatatatgaatacaagTACTTTTTCCTTAGTGatgtcttttgaagaacaaaaaatcaatttttatgaagtccaatttatcagttttttaatggcttgtgtttttggtatcatatctaagacatctttgccaaacccaaggttacaaagattttctatgttttattttagaagtttCACAGTTTTAGCACTCATATTTAGATCTATGACTGACGTTGATCCATTTGTAAGGTATGAGGTAGCTAAGTtcattttttgcatatggatgccCAACTGTTCCAGCACTATTTGCTTAAGTTTCCTTTCCCCTGTATTAAGTCTGCTAGGGCTACCATATGAGGTACCACAGAATGGAaggcttaaagaacagaaatttatttcctcacagttctagaggctagaagtccaagatcaagatcaaggtgtcagcagggttggttccttctgaaggccTCTCTTCTTTGGCTAGATAACGGCCATCTTCTCCATGTGTCTTCtcatcttccctctgtatgtgtcctaatctcttcttataaggacaccagtcatattggattaggggtcacctgtatgacctcattttaccttaattacctctttaaaggccctacctccaatacagtcacattctgaggtactgggagttaggactgcaacatatgaatttggggaaggggtggtggtggcaCAATTCAGCGCATAACACAaacatgaactcttaaaggtagCATATTTA containing:
- the PPP2CA gene encoding serine/threonine-protein phosphatase 2A catalytic subunit alpha isoform, producing the protein MDEKVFTKELDQWVEQLNECKQLSESQVKSLCEKAKEILTKESNVQEVRCPVTVCGDVHGQFHDLMELFRIGGKSPDTNYLFMGDYVDRGYYSVETVTLLVALKVRYRERITILRGNHESRQITQVYGFYDECLRKYGNANVWKYFTDLFDYLPLTALVDGQIFCLHGGLSPSIDTLDHIRALDRLQEVPHEGPMCDLLWSDPDDRGGWGISPRGAGYTFGQDISETFNHANGLTLVSRAHQLVMEGYNWCHDRNVVTIFSAPNYCYRCGNQAAIMELDDTLKYSFLQFDPAPRRGEPHVTRRTPDYFL